From the genome of Bradyrhizobium elkanii USDA 76, one region includes:
- a CDS encoding PHA/PHB synthase family protein, with amino-acid sequence MSNVSTDTPAAPKFNAEAFAMNIARAMESSGQALAAYLKPRQTGEVRDKPPNELGEVIKTFSVIAEYWLADKERASSLQMQLGKDYLDLWGSAVRRMAGEADAKPAIAPAPRDKRFQDPEWKSNQFFDFILQLYLLTAKWAQQLVHDADGIDPHTRKKAEFYVQQITNALAPSNFVLTNPEVLRATVETNGDNLVRGMKMLAEDIEAGRGTLRIRQSDSSNLEVGVNMATTPGKVIFQNELMQLIQYSPSTEKVLRTPLLIVPPWINKFYILDLRPEKSYVKWCVDQGITVFVISWVNPDKELGKKTWADYMTEGPLTAMDVIEKVTGEMKVHTAGYCVGGTLLASTLAYLAEKRRQRVMSATFFAAQVDFTHAGDLLVFVDEDQISALERDMQESGVLEGSKMAMAFNMLRSNDLIWSYVVNNYLKGQPPSSFDLLHWNSDATRMPSSNHSYYLRNCYLENRLSTGTMVLDNTLLDLSKVKVPVYNLAAREDHIAPAESVLYGSQFFGGPVKYVLSGSGHIAGVVNPPASKKYQYWTNDNIKDIKLADWLKGAEEHKGSWWPDWRGWLESHDPETVPARIVGANGASVLEDAPGSYVRVRA; translated from the coding sequence ATGAGCAACGTTAGTACCGACACCCCGGCCGCCCCGAAATTCAACGCCGAAGCCTTCGCGATGAACATCGCGCGAGCGATGGAGAGCAGCGGCCAGGCGCTGGCAGCCTATCTCAAGCCGCGCCAGACCGGGGAAGTCCGCGACAAGCCGCCGAACGAGCTCGGTGAGGTCATCAAGACCTTCAGCGTGATCGCCGAATATTGGCTGGCCGACAAGGAACGCGCCTCCTCGCTGCAGATGCAGCTCGGCAAGGATTACCTCGATCTCTGGGGATCGGCCGTGCGCCGCATGGCCGGCGAGGCCGATGCCAAGCCCGCGATCGCGCCGGCCCCGCGCGACAAGCGCTTCCAGGATCCGGAGTGGAAGTCGAATCAGTTCTTCGACTTCATCCTCCAGCTCTATCTGCTGACCGCGAAATGGGCGCAGCAGCTGGTCCACGACGCCGACGGAATCGATCCGCACACCCGCAAGAAGGCCGAATTCTACGTCCAGCAGATCACCAACGCGCTGGCGCCGTCGAATTTCGTGCTGACCAATCCGGAAGTGCTGCGCGCCACGGTCGAGACCAATGGCGACAATCTGGTCCGCGGCATGAAGATGCTGGCCGAGGACATCGAGGCCGGCCGCGGCACCTTGCGGATCCGCCAGTCCGATTCGAGCAATCTCGAAGTCGGCGTCAACATGGCGACGACGCCGGGCAAGGTGATCTTCCAGAACGAGCTGATGCAGCTGATCCAGTATTCGCCGTCGACCGAAAAGGTGCTGCGCACGCCGCTCCTGATCGTGCCGCCATGGATCAACAAGTTCTACATCCTCGATCTGCGCCCCGAGAAATCCTACGTCAAATGGTGCGTCGACCAGGGCATCACGGTGTTCGTGATCTCCTGGGTCAATCCGGACAAGGAGCTCGGCAAGAAGACCTGGGCCGACTACATGACCGAAGGCCCGCTGACGGCGATGGACGTGATCGAGAAGGTCACCGGCGAGATGAAGGTGCACACCGCCGGCTACTGCGTCGGCGGCACCCTCCTCGCCTCGACGCTCGCCTATCTCGCCGAAAAGCGCCGCCAGCGCGTGATGTCGGCGACGTTCTTTGCCGCGCAGGTCGACTTCACCCACGCCGGCGACCTGCTGGTGTTCGTCGACGAGGACCAGATCTCGGCGCTGGAACGCGACATGCAGGAATCCGGCGTGCTCGAAGGCAGCAAGATGGCGATGGCCTTCAACATGCTGCGCTCCAACGACCTGATCTGGTCGTATGTCGTGAACAACTATCTGAAGGGCCAGCCGCCCTCCTCGTTCGACCTGCTGCACTGGAATTCGGACGCGACGCGGATGCCGTCGTCGAACCACTCCTACTACCTGCGCAACTGCTATCTGGAGAACCGGCTGTCGACCGGCACGATGGTGCTCGACAACACGCTGCTCGATCTGTCGAAGGTGAAGGTGCCGGTCTACAACCTCGCGGCACGCGAGGACCACATCGCGCCGGCGGAATCGGTGCTCTACGGCTCGCAGTTCTTCGGCGGCCCGGTGAAATATGTGCTGTCCGGCTCCGGCCACATCGCCGGCGTGGTCAATCCGCCCGCCTCGAAGAAGTACCAGTACTGGACCAACGACAACATCAAGGACATCAAGCTCGCCGATTGGCTGAAGGGCGCCGAGGAACACAAGGGATCGTGGTGGCCCGACTGGCGCGGCTGGCTGGAGAGCCATGATCCGGAGACGGTCCCGGCGCGCATTGTGGGCGCGAACGGGGCGTCGGTGCTCGAGGACGCTCCAGGCAGCTATGTCCGCGTCCGCGCGTAG
- a CDS encoding LL-diaminopimelate aminotransferase, which yields MEDFYRIRRLPPYVFEKVNQAKAAARNAGADIIDMGMGNPDLPTPPHVIEKLKETLGKPRTDRYSASRGINGLRKAQAAYYARRFGVKLNPDTQVVATLGSKEGFANVAQAITAPGDVVLCPNPSYPIHAFGFLMAGGVIRSVPSEPTPQFFEAVERAIIHSIPKPIALIVCYPSNPTAYVADLDFYKDLVAFAKKHDIFILSDLAYAEVYFDENNPPPSVLQVPGAIDVTVEFTSMSKTFSMAGWRMGFAVGNERIIAALARVKSYLDYGAFTPVQVAATAALNGPDDCIREMRDTYRKRRDALVESFGRAGWDIPPPQASMFAWAPLPKAFEAVGSMQFATLMVEKSGVVVSPGVAFGEHGEGYVRIAMVENEQRIRQAARGVRRFLESGIETLHNVVPLANRR from the coding sequence ATGGAAGATTTTTACCGCATTCGCCGTCTGCCGCCTTACGTCTTTGAGAAGGTCAACCAGGCCAAGGCGGCCGCGCGCAACGCCGGGGCCGACATCATCGACATGGGCATGGGGAACCCGGACCTGCCGACCCCGCCGCATGTGATCGAGAAGCTCAAGGAGACGCTGGGCAAGCCGCGGACCGACCGCTACTCGGCTTCGCGCGGCATCAACGGCCTGCGCAAGGCCCAGGCCGCCTATTATGCGCGCCGCTTCGGCGTCAAGCTCAACCCCGACACCCAGGTGGTTGCGACGCTCGGCTCCAAGGAGGGCTTTGCCAACGTCGCGCAGGCGATCACGGCGCCCGGCGACGTCGTGCTGTGCCCCAATCCGAGCTACCCGATCCATGCGTTCGGCTTCCTGATGGCGGGCGGCGTGATCCGTTCGGTGCCCTCGGAGCCGACGCCGCAGTTCTTCGAGGCGGTCGAGCGGGCGATCATCCATTCGATCCCGAAGCCGATCGCGCTGATCGTCTGCTATCCGTCGAACCCGACCGCCTATGTCGCGGACCTCGATTTCTACAAGGACCTCGTCGCGTTCGCGAAGAAGCACGACATCTTCATCCTGTCCGATCTCGCCTACGCCGAGGTCTATTTCGACGAGAACAATCCGCCCCCATCGGTGCTGCAGGTGCCCGGTGCGATCGACGTCACCGTCGAGTTCACCTCGATGTCGAAGACGTTCTCGATGGCCGGCTGGCGCATGGGCTTTGCGGTCGGCAATGAGCGGATCATCGCGGCGCTGGCGCGCGTCAAATCCTATCTCGATTACGGTGCGTTCACGCCGGTCCAGGTGGCGGCGACCGCGGCGCTGAACGGTCCCGACGACTGCATCCGCGAGATGCGCGACACCTACCGCAAGCGCCGCGATGCGCTGGTCGAGTCATTCGGCCGCGCCGGCTGGGACATTCCGCCGCCGCAGGCCTCGATGTTCGCCTGGGCTCCGCTGCCCAAGGCGTTCGAGGCGGTCGGCAGCATGCAGTTCGCGACCCTGATGGTGGAGAAATCCGGCGTCGTGGTGTCGCCCGGCGTGGCGTTCGGCGAGCATGGCGAGGGCTATGTCCGCATTGCGATGGTGGAGAACGAGCAGCGGATCCGGCAGGCCGCGCGCGGCGTGCGCCGCTTCCTTGAAAGCGGCATCGAAACGTTGCACAACGTCGTTCCTCTCGCCAACCGACGCTAA
- a CDS encoding class I SAM-dependent methyltransferase translates to MDDATLQFYRRNAEAYAGWAKAPSTRLIGFLKLLPPGGAILELGCGAGNHAAVMLAEGFVLRATDGSPEMAEVAARRINHPVEAMLFDELEDREAYDGVWASACLLHVPRDELAGIIGRIHRALKPGGVFYASYKIGHGDGRDSIGRYYNYPAADWLAATYAASGAWTQVSSDTSEIKSFDEAPATMLHIVVRRSG, encoded by the coding sequence GTGGACGACGCCACGCTGCAATTCTATCGGCGCAATGCCGAGGCCTATGCCGGGTGGGCGAAAGCCCCGTCCACCCGGCTGATCGGCTTTCTGAAGCTGCTGCCGCCGGGCGGCGCGATCCTCGAACTCGGCTGCGGCGCCGGCAATCATGCCGCTGTCATGCTCGCCGAAGGCTTTGTGCTGCGTGCGACCGACGGGTCGCCCGAGATGGCCGAGGTCGCGGCGCGCCGCATCAATCATCCCGTCGAGGCGATGCTGTTCGATGAGCTCGAGGACCGCGAAGCCTATGACGGCGTCTGGGCCAGCGCGTGCCTGCTGCACGTGCCGCGCGACGAATTGGCCGGTATCATCGGCCGCATCCATCGGGCGCTGAAACCCGGCGGCGTTTTCTATGCAAGCTACAAGATCGGCCATGGCGATGGCCGCGACAGCATCGGCCGCTACTACAATTATCCCGCGGCGGACTGGCTCGCTGCGACCTACGCCGCGTCAGGGGCGTGGACGCAAGTCTCGTCCGACACCAGCGAGATCAAGAGCTTTGACGAGGCGCCCGCGACGATGCTGCACATCGTGGTGCGGAGGAGCGGGTAG
- the argC gene encoding N-acetyl-gamma-glutamyl-phosphate reductase, with amino-acid sequence MTVTDTNQPKTRSGATKATVFVDGASGTTGLGIQERLLSIGDVAVKHIAEDKRKDAGAKRALMEEVDLVILCLPDEAAKETVALIDTMGNAAPKVLDASTAYRVAPDWAYGFPELAPDQADKIRNAKKVSNPGCYPTGAIALLRPIVDAGLLPAAYPVTVNAVSGYSGGGKSMIASFEDGSAPAFELYGLGFEHKHVPEMQLYSHLTRRPIFIPSVGNYRQGMLVSVPLQLDALPGKPDGADLQAVLAKWYAGSKYVSVMPLQNEAAKGGRLEPEALNETNQLELYVFASDKHHQAVLVARLDNLGKGASGAAVQNMRLMLGLSDS; translated from the coding sequence ATGACCGTCACCGACACCAACCAGCCGAAAACCAGGAGCGGTGCGACCAAGGCCACCGTGTTCGTCGATGGCGCGTCCGGCACGACCGGCCTCGGCATCCAGGAGCGGCTGCTCTCGATCGGCGACGTTGCGGTGAAGCACATCGCCGAGGACAAGCGGAAGGACGCCGGCGCCAAGCGCGCGCTGATGGAGGAGGTGGATCTCGTGATCCTCTGCCTGCCTGACGAGGCCGCCAAGGAGACCGTGGCGCTGATCGACACCATGGGCAATGCCGCGCCGAAAGTGCTCGACGCCTCGACGGCCTATCGCGTTGCGCCCGACTGGGCCTACGGTTTCCCCGAGCTCGCGCCCGACCAGGCCGACAAGATCCGCAACGCAAAGAAGGTCTCCAATCCGGGCTGCTATCCGACCGGCGCGATCGCGCTGCTGCGGCCGATCGTCGATGCCGGCCTGCTGCCGGCGGCTTATCCCGTCACCGTCAACGCGGTGAGCGGCTATTCGGGCGGCGGCAAGTCGATGATCGCCAGCTTCGAGGACGGCTCGGCGCCGGCCTTCGAGCTCTACGGCCTCGGCTTCGAGCACAAGCACGTGCCGGAGATGCAGCTCTACTCGCATCTGACGCGAAGGCCGATCTTCATCCCGTCGGTCGGCAACTACCGGCAGGGCATGCTGGTCTCGGTGCCGCTGCAACTCGACGCGCTGCCGGGCAAGCCTGATGGGGCCGATCTGCAGGCGGTTCTGGCGAAGTGGTACGCCGGCAGCAAATATGTCTCGGTGATGCCGCTGCAGAACGAGGCCGCCAAGGGCGGGCGGCTCGAGCCCGAGGCGCTCAACGAGACCAACCAGCTCGAGCTCTATGTCTTCGCCAGCGACAAGCACCACCAGGCGGTGCTGGTCGCGCGGCTCGACAATCTGGGCAAGGGCGCCTCGGGTGCCGCGGTCCAGAACATGCGGCTGATGCTCGGGCTGTCCGACAGCTGA
- a CDS encoding FMN-binding negative transcriptional regulator produces MYTPPPFRPDRAASLAFAEARGFGIACAWDGGKPIASALPFYLTYAADGTPRALFHVARHNPLIKLAGATSWLLAVNGADAYVSPDWYVSPDQVPTWLYQAVHLTGPVRRLSDEELAVQIDALSAKFEDRLLPKKPWVSGKMTAARLEAMKKAIVGLEMMVEEVEGSFKLNQHKSETDFAAVGNTLALQAEAGARRIAALMREVRPQAFAMIQAETTALPRSE; encoded by the coding sequence ATGTATACGCCACCGCCCTTCAGGCCTGACCGCGCCGCGAGCCTTGCCTTCGCGGAAGCGCGCGGTTTCGGCATCGCCTGCGCGTGGGACGGCGGCAAGCCGATCGCCTCAGCACTGCCGTTCTATCTGACCTATGCCGCTGACGGCACACCGCGGGCGTTGTTTCATGTCGCCCGTCACAATCCGCTGATAAAGCTGGCGGGTGCCACGTCCTGGCTGCTGGCCGTCAACGGCGCCGACGCCTATGTTTCGCCGGACTGGTACGTGTCACCCGATCAGGTGCCGACCTGGCTCTATCAGGCGGTGCATCTGACCGGGCCGGTGCGGAGGTTGTCGGATGAGGAGCTTGCCGTTCAGATCGACGCACTGAGCGCCAAGTTCGAGGACCGGCTGCTGCCGAAAAAGCCGTGGGTGTCGGGCAAGATGACCGCCGCGCGGCTGGAAGCAATGAAGAAGGCCATCGTGGGCCTCGAGATGATGGTGGAAGAGGTGGAGGGCAGCTTCAAGCTGAACCAGCACAAGTCCGAAACCGATTTCGCGGCGGTCGGCAACACGCTCGCATTGCAGGCCGAAGCCGGCGCCCGGCGCATCGCGGCTTTGATGCGCGAGGTGCGCCCGCAGGCTTTCGCGATGATACAGGCCGAGACGACTGCGCTTCCGAGGAGCGAGTAA
- a CDS encoding DedA family protein, whose protein sequence is MEDLARALAEFVRHHQAWAAPIVMLLAFAESLAFISLLVPAWGALVAIGALIGVSGISFWPIWIAGGVGAALGDWLSYWFGYRYKEQVAQMWPLSRYPEILPRGEAFVKSWGVPSIFIGRFFGPLRASVPLAAGIFEMSYWQFQIANFVSALVWSAALLLFGDVIAHAIEWVWRVV, encoded by the coding sequence ATGGAAGACCTTGCGCGGGCCCTGGCCGAATTCGTGCGGCACCATCAGGCCTGGGCCGCTCCGATCGTCATGCTGCTGGCGTTCGCTGAATCGCTCGCCTTCATTTCATTGCTGGTTCCAGCCTGGGGCGCGCTGGTCGCGATCGGCGCCCTGATCGGCGTCAGCGGGATCAGCTTCTGGCCGATCTGGATCGCGGGCGGCGTCGGCGCCGCACTCGGCGACTGGCTCTCATACTGGTTCGGCTATCGCTACAAGGAGCAGGTCGCGCAGATGTGGCCGCTGTCGCGCTACCCGGAGATCCTGCCGCGCGGGGAGGCCTTCGTGAAGAGTTGGGGCGTGCCCAGCATCTTCATCGGCCGCTTCTTCGGTCCACTGCGCGCCTCGGTGCCGCTTGCGGCCGGCATTTTCGAGATGTCGTACTGGCAATTCCAGATCGCCAATTTCGTCTCCGCCCTGGTCTGGTCGGCGGCGCTGCTGCTGTTCGGCGACGTCATTGCGCATGCCATCGAGTGGGTGTGGCGGGTGGTGTAG
- a CDS encoding MBL fold metallo-hydrolase: MELTRRHALAGAAGIAAAPLLSAVPAAAAAPAADKQAPSFYRYKVGDILVTVVSDGKNVFKLEDSFIPNAKRDDVNAALEKAFMPRDMMTIWFAPLVLNTGGKLVVIDTGNGALAKASTKGANGLFADNFVAAGFDPKNVDMVVISHFHGDHVNGLLTAEGTPAFPNAEVLVPATEWKFWMDDGEMSRAPAGRMQGLFKNNRNIFEAGLKKKVTPYEWGKEIAPGLTSVETVGHTPGHTSYVLASGPDKVFIQSDVTNNPNLFATNPGWHAFFDQDGDVAEKTRRRIYDMVVAERLQVQGFHYPFPGLGHVVKDGSGYRVVPAPWNPAI, translated from the coding sequence ATGGAATTGACACGACGTCACGCTCTCGCCGGCGCTGCCGGCATCGCCGCTGCACCGTTGCTATCGGCCGTTCCTGCGGCTGCCGCAGCGCCCGCGGCCGACAAGCAGGCACCGAGCTTCTACCGCTACAAGGTCGGTGACATCCTCGTCACCGTGGTGTCCGACGGCAAGAACGTCTTCAAGCTCGAAGACTCCTTCATCCCCAATGCGAAGCGGGACGACGTCAACGCGGCGCTGGAGAAGGCGTTCATGCCGCGCGACATGATGACGATCTGGTTCGCGCCGCTGGTGCTCAACACCGGCGGCAAGCTGGTGGTGATCGACACCGGCAATGGCGCGCTGGCGAAGGCCAGCACGAAGGGCGCCAATGGCCTGTTCGCCGACAATTTCGTCGCCGCCGGCTTCGATCCCAAGAATGTCGACATGGTCGTGATCTCGCACTTCCACGGCGACCACGTAAACGGCCTCTTGACCGCCGAAGGCACGCCGGCATTCCCGAATGCCGAGGTGCTGGTGCCGGCGACCGAGTGGAAGTTCTGGATGGACGACGGCGAGATGAGCCGGGCGCCGGCCGGCCGCATGCAGGGCCTGTTCAAGAACAACCGCAATATCTTCGAGGCCGGCCTGAAGAAGAAGGTCACGCCCTACGAGTGGGGCAAGGAGATCGCGCCGGGCCTGACCTCGGTCGAGACCGTCGGCCACACGCCGGGCCACACCTCCTACGTGCTGGCCTCGGGCCCGGACAAGGTCTTCATCCAGTCCGACGTCACCAACAATCCGAACCTGTTCGCGACCAACCCCGGCTGGCATGCGTTCTTCGACCAGGACGGCGACGTGGCGGAGAAGACCCGCCGCCGCATCTACGACATGGTGGTTGCCGAGCGGCTCCAGGTGCAGGGCTTCCACTATCCGTTCCCGGGCCTCGGCCATGTGGTGAAGGACGGCAGCGGCTATCGCGTCGTGCCGGCACCGTGGAATCCGGCGATCTGA
- a CDS encoding MAPEG family protein, with protein MTRELFWLSLTVILTGLLWIPYIINRCQVRGLSGAMGNPSRGDKPHAEWANRLMFAHDNAVENLVIFAPLVLILNAADYSTKWTVLACAVYFWARVAHVVVYTLGLPVFRTLAFTVGFLAQAVLALAIFKVL; from the coding sequence ATGACGCGCGAACTGTTCTGGCTGTCGCTGACGGTGATCCTGACCGGGCTGTTGTGGATCCCCTACATCATCAACCGCTGCCAGGTGCGCGGCCTGTCCGGCGCCATGGGCAATCCCTCGCGTGGCGACAAGCCGCACGCCGAATGGGCCAACCGGCTGATGTTTGCCCACGACAACGCGGTCGAGAACCTCGTGATCTTCGCGCCGCTGGTGTTGATCCTCAACGCCGCCGACTATTCCACCAAATGGACCGTGCTGGCCTGCGCCGTCTACTTCTGGGCCCGCGTCGCGCATGTTGTCGTCTACACGCTCGGCCTGCCGGTGTTCCGCACCCTGGCTTTCACGGTCGGCTTCCTTGCCCAGGCCGTACTGGCGCTCGCGATCTTCAAGGTTCTCTGA
- a CDS encoding homoserine dehydrogenase → MVAPLNVGIAGLGTVGADVVRLIETQGRALAERSGRGVRVVAVTARSKAKKRGLDLRGIAWAKSPEALAEDPNIDCFVELMGGAGDPALSAIETALKAGKSVVTANKALIAKHGLRLAAVAEKHGGALNFEAAVGAAIPVIKTLREGLAGTSVNRVYGILNGTCNYILTRMEQEGLSFEECLKDAQRLGYAEANPSFDVDGHDTAQKLAILASLAFGTKVAESAVYVEGISSITPEDLKAAAELGYRVKLLGVAVRTAKGIEQRVHPTMVPKSSSIAQVMGVTNAVAIDGEGIPPITLVGPGAGGGATASAVVADIADVARGIRAKPFGRPVERLRDTTKAPMERHEGGYYIRLMARDLAGTAATIATRLAEQKISLESIVQRHPDGVDVNGAAKKPSPVPVILITYATSEDAVHRALAAVQRDKVISGRPQVIRIEKN, encoded by the coding sequence ATGGTCGCACCCCTGAACGTGGGCATAGCGGGGCTCGGCACCGTCGGTGCCGATGTCGTCCGCCTCATCGAAACACAAGGACGGGCGCTGGCCGAGCGCAGCGGCCGCGGCGTTCGCGTCGTCGCGGTCACGGCGCGCTCGAAAGCCAAGAAGCGCGGCCTCGACCTGCGCGGCATCGCCTGGGCGAAGAGCCCCGAGGCGCTCGCCGAAGATCCCAATATCGACTGCTTCGTCGAATTGATGGGCGGCGCCGGCGATCCTGCGCTGTCCGCGATCGAGACCGCGCTGAAGGCCGGCAAGTCGGTCGTCACCGCCAACAAGGCGCTGATCGCCAAGCATGGACTGCGTCTCGCCGCGGTCGCCGAGAAGCATGGCGGCGCGCTGAATTTCGAGGCGGCGGTCGGTGCGGCGATCCCGGTGATCAAGACGCTGCGCGAGGGCCTCGCGGGCACCAGCGTCAACCGCGTCTACGGCATCCTCAACGGCACCTGCAATTACATCCTGACCCGGATGGAGCAGGAGGGCCTGTCGTTCGAGGAATGCCTGAAGGACGCCCAGCGCCTCGGCTATGCCGAAGCCAACCCGTCGTTCGACGTCGATGGTCACGACACCGCCCAGAAGCTCGCGATCCTGGCGAGCCTTGCCTTCGGAACCAAGGTCGCGGAAAGCGCGGTTTATGTCGAAGGCATCTCCTCGATCACGCCGGAAGACCTCAAGGCCGCCGCGGAACTCGGTTACCGGGTCAAGCTGCTCGGCGTCGCGGTGCGCACGGCAAAGGGCATTGAGCAGCGCGTGCACCCGACCATGGTGCCGAAATCATCCTCGATTGCGCAGGTGATGGGCGTCACCAATGCGGTCGCGATCGACGGCGAGGGGATTCCGCCGATCACGCTGGTGGGACCCGGCGCCGGCGGCGGCGCGACGGCTTCGGCCGTGGTCGCCGACATCGCCGACGTCGCCCGCGGCATCCGTGCCAAGCCGTTCGGGCGCCCGGTGGAGCGGTTGCGCGACACCACCAAGGCGCCGATGGAACGCCATGAGGGTGGCTATTATATCCGCCTGATGGCGCGCGATCTTGCAGGCACTGCCGCAACAATCGCCACCCGGCTGGCGGAACAGAAGATATCTCTGGAATCCATCGTGCAACGGCACCCCGATGGCGTCGATGTGAACGGTGCGGCCAAAAAACCTTCACCGGTCCCGGTCATTCTGATTACCTATGCGACCAGCGAGGATGCCGTGCATCGTGCGCTGGCCGCAGTGCAGCGCGATAAGGTCATCAGCGGCCGGCCGCAGGTGATCCGGATCGAGAAAAACTAG
- the argC gene encoding N-acetyl-gamma-glutamyl-phosphate reductase, translating to MTKKKIGILGASGYTGADAVRLLARHPNAEITALTANTHAGKAMSEVFPHFFMLHLPKLVEWEKVDWTRLDAVFCGLPHGTTQEIIAAVLKTNPGIKILDMSADFRLRDKDSYAQWYGHEHRALELQDEAVYGLTELYREKVTAARLVACPGCYPTAVLLALVPLAKAKLIDVDDIIIDAKSGVTGAGRGLKQNTLFSEAGEGLSPYSIGSHRHSAEIEQEIGAAAGSAVTVNFTPHLIPMARGEFCTSYVRLNGATPDDLRAELERAYANEPFVYVTKKGVLPQTQNVRGSNYVQIGVVADRIKNRAIVLSTLDNLVKGSAGQAIQNMNLMFGLPETTGLEQIALFP from the coding sequence ATGACGAAGAAGAAAATCGGCATCTTGGGCGCGTCCGGCTACACTGGCGCCGACGCGGTGCGCCTGTTGGCGCGGCACCCGAACGCCGAAATCACCGCGCTTACCGCCAACACCCATGCCGGCAAGGCGATGAGCGAGGTGTTTCCTCACTTCTTCATGCTCCACCTGCCAAAACTCGTGGAATGGGAAAAGGTCGACTGGACTCGGCTCGATGCCGTGTTCTGCGGACTGCCGCACGGGACGACGCAAGAGATCATCGCCGCGGTGCTGAAGACCAATCCCGGAATCAAGATCCTCGATATGTCCGCGGATTTCCGGCTGCGCGACAAGGACAGCTACGCGCAATGGTACGGCCATGAGCACCGGGCGCTCGAATTGCAGGACGAGGCTGTCTATGGGCTGACCGAGCTCTACCGGGAGAAGGTCACGGCCGCGCGGCTGGTGGCCTGTCCCGGCTGCTATCCGACGGCTGTGCTGCTGGCGCTTGTTCCGCTGGCGAAGGCAAAGCTGATTGACGTCGACGACATTATCATCGACGCAAAGTCGGGCGTCACCGGCGCCGGACGCGGACTGAAGCAGAACACGCTGTTCAGCGAGGCCGGCGAGGGGTTGTCGCCCTATTCGATCGGAAGCCATCGACACTCGGCGGAGATCGAGCAGGAGATCGGCGCGGCCGCTGGCTCGGCTGTGACCGTGAACTTCACCCCGCATCTCATTCCGATGGCGCGGGGTGAGTTCTGCACATCCTATGTCAGGCTCAATGGGGCTACGCCGGACGATTTGCGCGCCGAGCTGGAAAGGGCCTACGCCAACGAGCCGTTCGTATATGTGACGAAGAAGGGTGTGCTGCCACAGACGCAGAACGTGCGTGGCTCGAATTACGTTCAGATCGGCGTCGTCGCCGACCGGATCAAGAACCGCGCCATTGTGCTCTCGACGCTCGATAACCTTGTGAAGGGTTCGGCCGGACAGGCGATCCAGAACATGAACCTGATGTTCGGCTTGCCTGAAACCACCGGACTGGAGCAGATCGCGCTGTTTCCATGA